The following proteins come from a genomic window of Pseudomonas cichorii:
- a CDS encoding LysR family transcriptional regulator codes for MNRNELRKADINLMVVFETLMLERNVTRTAEKLFLGQPTISAALNRLRSLLNDPLFIRVGHRMEPTARAHEILRHLTPALDAMSMALSLASDFDPSVSTMTFRIGMSDDVEFGLLPALLKAVRKEAPGVVLVVKHVDYLNISEVLMSGEITVGVCLTRDLPANAKRKPLRNVQPRVVRADKSSTPMTLDEYCSRPHVVVSHAANVSSFADEWLTALGRKRKVVLSVPRFTTLPALMAGTDLIAGLSDFTASAMSALGLLHDEPLPFSTPGLDLSMTWLSVMDSDPAERWLRSRIEEFMGEHQAVPALEGISQSDR; via the coding sequence ATGAATCGCAATGAACTGCGCAAGGCAGACATCAACCTGATGGTGGTTTTCGAGACATTGATGCTGGAGCGCAATGTGACGCGCACTGCCGAAAAACTGTTTCTCGGCCAGCCGACCATCAGTGCTGCACTCAATCGGTTACGCAGCCTGCTCAACGACCCGCTGTTCATCCGGGTCGGTCATCGCATGGAACCCACCGCCCGCGCCCATGAAATTCTCAGGCACCTGACCCCGGCACTGGATGCCATGTCCATGGCGCTCAGCCTGGCCAGCGACTTCGATCCGTCGGTCAGCACCATGACCTTTCGCATTGGCATGTCGGACGATGTGGAATTCGGCTTGCTCCCCGCCTTGCTCAAGGCGGTACGCAAGGAAGCACCGGGCGTGGTGCTGGTGGTCAAGCACGTCGATTACCTGAATATCTCGGAAGTGCTGATGTCCGGCGAGATTACCGTAGGCGTCTGCCTGACCCGCGACCTGCCAGCCAATGCCAAGCGCAAGCCATTGCGCAATGTACAGCCGCGGGTTGTAAGGGCCGACAAGTCGTCGACACCCATGACGCTGGATGAATACTGTTCACGGCCTCATGTGGTGGTGTCCCATGCAGCGAACGTCAGCAGCTTTGCCGATGAGTGGCTGACGGCGCTGGGACGCAAGCGAAAGGTGGTGCTGTCCGTGCCGCGCTTCACCACCCTGCCCGCGCTGATGGCCGGGACCGACCTGATCGCCGGTCTGTCAGACTTCACGGCCAGTGCAATGAGTGCGTTAGGGTTATTGCACGATGAGCCCTTGCCGTTCAGTACGCCGGGGCTGGATCTGTCGATGACATGGTTGAGCGTTATGGACAGCGATCCGGCAGAACGCTGGCTGCGCAGCCGGATCGAGGAATTCATGGGCGAGCACCAGGCGGTGCCCGCCCTGGAGGGCATCAGCCAAAGCGACCGGTGA
- a CDS encoding alpha/beta fold hydrolase, translating to MRAAKIAGFLMTLALPGAVFAETPSYGQQLEGFAYPHALKKFSFQSQGQKLEMGYMDVAPTGKANGRTAVLMHGKNFCAATWEDSIKALSEAGYRVVAPDQIGFCTSTKPGYYQYSFQQLATNTHELLTSLKVDKVSVIGHSTGGMLATRFALMYPQQTEKLVMVNPIGLEDWKALGVPYRSIDQWYERELKVTAEGIRQYEQKTYYDGRWKPEYDKWVDMLAGLNKGPGQKAVAWNSALIYDMIFTQPVFYEFPKLKVPTLLMIGDADTTAIGSDIAPPEVKARIGNYKVLGKQVTEMIPGATLVEFKGMGHAPQMEDPEGFNKALVSGLLLK from the coding sequence ATGCGTGCTGCAAAGATCGCAGGTTTTCTCATGACACTTGCGCTGCCGGGTGCAGTGTTTGCCGAAACGCCCAGCTATGGCCAGCAACTCGAAGGGTTCGCCTATCCCCATGCCCTGAAGAAATTCAGCTTCCAGTCCCAGGGCCAGAAACTGGAAATGGGCTACATGGATGTCGCGCCCACCGGCAAGGCCAATGGCCGCACGGCCGTATTGATGCATGGCAAGAATTTCTGTGCCGCTACCTGGGAAGACAGCATCAAGGCACTGAGCGAGGCGGGTTATCGCGTCGTGGCGCCGGATCAGATCGGTTTCTGCACCTCCACCAAGCCTGGCTACTACCAATACAGCTTTCAGCAGTTGGCAACCAATACCCATGAGTTGCTGACCAGCCTGAAGGTTGACAAGGTTTCGGTGATCGGTCATTCCACGGGCGGCATGCTGGCTACACGTTTTGCGCTGATGTATCCGCAACAGACTGAAAAGCTGGTAATGGTCAACCCGATCGGCCTTGAAGACTGGAAAGCCCTGGGCGTGCCTTATCGCAGCATCGATCAATGGTATGAGCGTGAACTGAAGGTAACCGCCGAAGGGATTCGCCAATACGAGCAGAAGACGTATTACGACGGCCGCTGGAAGCCTGAGTACGACAAGTGGGTCGATATGCTGGCCGGTCTGAACAAGGGGCCGGGCCAGAAAGCGGTCGCCTGGAACTCGGCGCTGATCTACGACATGATTTTCACCCAACCGGTCTTCTACGAATTCCCGAAACTCAAAGTCCCGACCTTGCTGATGATCGGTGATGCCGACACCACAGCCATTGGCAGCGATATCGCGCCACCGGAGGTCAAGGCCCGGATCGGTAATTACAAGGTGTTGGGCAAGCAGGTTACCGAAATGATTCCGGGCGCCACCCTGGTCGAGTTCAAAGGCATGGGGCATGCCCCTCAGATGGAAGATCCGGAAGGCTTCAACAAGGCCCTGGTTTCAGGTTTGCTCCTGAAATAG
- a CDS encoding HDOD domain-containing protein produces the protein MPSMTLEKLFEDLHSLPSIPKVAQDLMLQFDNPSSNLESIARNIEKDPVIAAKVLRLANSARFRGSRESSSIEDAAMRLGFNTLRTLVMASAVTGAFKAGPSFDLKAFWLKSFQVAGICRMLAKQTGADPEIAFTCGVMHNIGELLIQTGAPQVAERLNNAARAGTAGRAANETLQLGFGYPEVGAELANRWHLPNVIKQAIAYQANPVQAPDNAPLPRIVAQAIVISDALETGGGATPEAQKAASGPLMEGIDLDALFKGLPAVLEADKAFSQLLS, from the coding sequence ATGCCATCGATGACTCTTGAAAAACTGTTTGAAGATTTGCACAGCCTGCCCAGCATTCCCAAAGTGGCCCAGGACCTGATGCTGCAGTTCGATAACCCCTCCTCCAACCTGGAAAGCATCGCCCGCAATATCGAGAAGGACCCGGTGATTGCCGCAAAGGTACTTCGTCTGGCCAACTCTGCACGGTTTCGCGGCTCCCGGGAATCATCCAGTATCGAAGACGCAGCCATGCGTCTGGGCTTCAATACCCTGCGCACGTTGGTGATGGCCTCGGCAGTGACGGGTGCTTTCAAGGCCGGGCCAAGTTTCGATCTCAAGGCGTTCTGGCTCAAAAGCTTCCAGGTCGCGGGGATCTGCCGGATGCTGGCCAAGCAGACCGGCGCAGATCCTGAAATCGCCTTTACGTGCGGGGTCATGCACAACATTGGTGAACTGCTGATCCAGACCGGTGCGCCACAAGTGGCCGAACGGTTGAACAACGCCGCCAGGGCCGGGACAGCAGGACGTGCAGCCAATGAAACACTGCAGTTGGGCTTCGGTTATCCGGAAGTGGGTGCAGAGCTTGCCAACCGCTGGCATCTGCCGAATGTCATCAAACAGGCGATTGCCTATCAGGCCAACCCGGTCCAGGCACCGGACAACGCCCCGCTGCCACGCATCGTGGCTCAGGCCATCGTGATTTCCGACGCACTGGAAACCGGTGGCGGCGCCACACCTGAAGCACAGAAGGCAGCAAGCGGCCCGTTGATGGAGGGCATCGACCTGGATGCCCTGTTCAAAGGCCTGCCTGCGGTATTGGAGGCAGACAAGGCGTTCTCACAACTGCTGTCCTGA